One Mercenaria mercenaria strain notata chromosome 12, MADL_Memer_1, whole genome shotgun sequence DNA segment encodes these proteins:
- the LOC123534443 gene encoding uncharacterized protein LOC123534443 gives MGNVPDKSLTLNKNIGPEADKMADELLKTVQEIQSSNRFMLKRLNDLFHTSEGQCSCSRKQESHQQDIQELQAKIIELERIVKEKDQVQKELNAQVEHLKERTDSLEISLMAVQTDDSKLHSASLRKTQAALKQEPSVTKLVKQISALSDEDKPESRENRSQVYHTKNVEYSIPATQVTDSSETRDSQGVAPDSKGSSKDKNKQDTGSTKQNTVEGSTKFSKAVAEEMETNASLPEGATGHNKSEKPNIEKATSGSRQTAHPEKKSSKKPADVIEQPVRKTYGDEQFWRFLAQQELDQGKRTLKDLEGVHTVVCLDISASMAKDNAWTEAVTFVRDYLNGLEDISTKHGLTNEYVAIVTFGHETKVQKRLTNKYSEMRQLVEMQRLGGPSPIYGGLVLGLAAAGSSEHIFEVVSNVQVFTKVIIVTDGLLTEVGQYAGPDTPVENLNETKAKVIQCMEEYKKDHLDTYLVPVGKQDKETSDFIDLLLAVADGRKLKFKSGRQFSRRHYLTTKITDPFGILQTPFSLFGTDLSDFSAEDKEMIEEIKDDARKNLLLHMGRGKQNKYKEMDGGNFPPIGSRVRRGPDWKWNTQDSYGPGTVIGHDDGEQVWVEWDTDDHQNVYRYGQPGYDVLIVEEPRQLKPGQKIAVGCIVKPGKDFAQPSAKEQFWQRGVVIKLDQPKATVRWDNGERGDYSYGETGKCEIEVCTGFFAFGSEGHVLGSEVTTAPVEKKTRNKNKNVI, from the exons ATGGGGAATGTTCCCGAcaaaagtttgaccttgaacaaAAACATAGGTCCAGAAGCGGATAAAATG GCTGACGAACTTTTGAAAACTGTACAGGAAATACAAAGTTCCAACAGATTTATGCTCAAAAGATTGAATGATCTCTTCCATACCTCCGAAGGCCAGTGTTCCtg TTCCCGGAAACAAGAAAGTCATCAGCAAG ataTACAGGAATTGCAGGCAAAGATAATTGAATTAGAACGTATTGTGAAAGAGAAAGATCAAGTTCAAAAAGAACTTAATGCACAGGTTGAACACTTAAAAGAAAGAACTGATTCGCTTGAAATATCTTTGATGGCGGTGCAAACAGACgactctaaattacattctgcaAGTTTACGTAAAACCCAAGCAGCTTTAAAACAAGAGCCGTCTGTAACAAAACTAGTCAAACAGATTTCAGCATTGAGTGATGAAGATAAACCTGAAAGCAGGGAAAATAGAAGTCAAGTATATCATACGAAAAACGTTGAGTATTCAATACCGGCCACACAGGTAACAGATTCTAGTGAAACACGTGATTCGCAAGGTGTAGCGCCGGACAGCAAAGGGTCATCtaaagataaaaacaaacaagacacAGGGAGTACAAAACAAAATACTGTTGAAGGATCAACAAAGTTTAGTAAAGCAGTTGCGGAGGAGATGGAAACTAACGCGTCGCTACCAGAAGGAGCTACCGGACACAACAAGAGTGAGAAACCAAATATTGAAAA GGCAACCTCAGGGTCAAGACAAACAGCACATCCAGAAAAGAAATCTTCAAAGAAACCGG CTGATGTAATTGAGCAGCCAGTAAGAAAGACATACGGTGACGAACAGTTCTGGAGATTTCTTGCCCAACAAGAATTAGATCAAG GAAAGAGAACGTTGAAGGATCTAGAAGGTGTTCATACAGTTGTATGTCTGGACATTTCAGCGAGTATGGCAAAAGATAATGCATGGACAGAAGCCGTAACTTTTGTTCGTGATTATCTGAACG GACTTGAAGATATTTCTACGAAACACGGCCTTACAAATGAATATGTGGCTATTGTAACTTTCGGCCATGAGACAAAAGTACAAAAACGGTTAACAAATAAATACAGTGAAATGCGACAGCTGGTTG AAATGCAGCGGCTTGGAGGACCGAGTCCGATATACGGAGGTTTGGTGCTCGGACTAGCAGCTGCCGGATCGTCTGAAC ATATATTCGAGGTTGTCAGTAATGTCCAAGTATTTACAAAAGTTATTATTGTGACTGACGGTCTTCTTACTGAAGTCGGCCAATATGCGGGACCAGATACACCTGTTGAAAATCTAAATGAG ACAAAGGCAAAGGTCATACAGTGCATGGAAGAGTACAAGAAGGACCATCTTGATACTTACCTTGTTCCTGTTGGaaaacaagacaaa GAAACCAGTGATTTTATAGACCTACTGCTAGCTGTAGCAGATGGGAGAAAGCTAAAATTCAAGTCGGGAAGGCAGTTTTCAAGACGACATTATTTAACG ACAAAGATAACCGATCCATTTGGAATACTACAAACACCTTTCTCCCTCTTCGGAACAGATCTTTCTGACTTTTCTGCAGAGGATAAG GAAATGATTGAGGAAATAAAGGATGATGCTAGAAAAAATCTGTTATTACACATGGGTAGAGGCAAACAAAACAAGTACAAAGAGATGGACGGTGGCAACTTCCCACCTATAGGCAGCCGTGTCCGAAGGGGGCCGGACTGGAAATGGAATACACAAGATAGTTACGGACCTGGAACAGTCATAGGGCACGATGACG GTGAACAAGTTTGGGTAGAATGGGACACCGACGATCACCAGAACGTTTACAGGTATGGACAACCGGGTTATGATGTCCTAATTGTTGAGGAACCTCGACAGCTTAAACCTGGACAGAAGATCGCTGTTGGTTGCATTGTGAAACCAG gaAAAGATTTTGCTCAGCCGTCTGCAAAAGAACAGTTCTGGCAAAGAGGTGTAGTTATTAAGCTCGACCAACCTAAAGCAACT GTCCGCTGGGATAATGGAGAAAGAGGCGACTACTCGTACGGCGAGACAGGGAAATGTGAGATAGAAGTCTGTACAGGATTCTTTGCTTT cgGTTCAGAAGGCCACGTCCTTGGATCTGAAGTAACAACAGCACCAGTGGAGAAAAAGACGAGGAATAAGAACAAGAACGTTATCTAA